One window of Anaerolineae bacterium genomic DNA carries:
- a CDS encoding response regulator has product MKKILIVDDQEELLDLMEATLLMEDHYVLKATNGKQAIDIARAEQPDMIIMDIMMPGKFDGLEATRVLKNDPQTSSCPIILLSAKARKNDIKEGLEAGAVDYFIKPFSPLDLIRKIEEILG; this is encoded by the coding sequence ATGAAAAAGATTCTCATTGTTGATGACCAGGAAGAGCTTCTCGACCTCATGGAAGCAACCCTCTTAATGGAGGATCATTATGTTCTTAAAGCAACAAACGGGAAACAGGCCATTGATATAGCCAGAGCTGAACAACCTGATATGATCATAATGGATATAATGATGCCCGGAAAATTTGACGGGCTTGAAGCAACCCGGGTTTTAAAGAATGATCCGCAAACCAGCTCATGCCCGATAATCCTCCTAAGCGCCAAAGCCCGTAAGAATGATATTAAAGAGGGACTTGAAGCCGGGGCTGTCGACTATTTTATAAAGCCTTTCAGCCCGTTGGATTTAATAAGAAAAATTGAAGAGATACTTGGATAG
- a CDS encoding HD domain-containing phosphohydrolase, translating into METDKPYARDANADQLKKYADDLVKVYKSEKRKRKELEAANLQLIKYGYDLRRTASDLKAANLELHKAYLETICRLVMAAEYRDEDTGDHIVRIGRYSALIAEKLGMSDLKAQDMLYAAPMHDIGKIGIPDHILLKPGELTDKEFDIVKNHTTIGANILSNSNAKIIMLAEHIALSHHEKWNGSGYPDGLSGRDIPRAGRIVAIADVFDALASKRPYKEAFSVEATLGIMKKERGQHFDPDMLDIFLANINEILKIRANIKKDDFSLLNYLWSKSDYSLPV; encoded by the coding sequence ATGGAAACTGACAAGCCTTACGCCAGAGATGCTAATGCTGATCAACTGAAAAAATATGCGGACGACCTTGTCAAAGTCTATAAATCTGAAAAAAGAAAACGAAAAGAGCTCGAAGCCGCTAATTTGCAGCTTATCAAATACGGCTATGATTTAAGAAGAACCGCCTCAGACCTTAAAGCCGCCAACCTTGAACTCCATAAAGCATACCTTGAAACCATTTGCCGGCTTGTAATGGCCGCTGAATACAGGGATGAAGACACCGGCGATCATATTGTCCGCATAGGTCGTTACAGCGCGCTGATAGCCGAAAAACTCGGGATGTCTGACTTAAAGGCTCAAGATATGCTCTATGCGGCGCCCATGCATGACATAGGGAAAATCGGCATTCCCGACCATATATTATTAAAACCCGGCGAACTAACTGATAAAGAATTTGATATAGTTAAAAACCATACCACTATAGGAGCAAATATCCTGTCAAATTCCAATGCGAAAATAATTATGCTTGCGGAGCATATAGCTCTTTCCCATCATGAAAAATGGAACGGCAGTGGATATCCTGACGGTCTTTCCGGCCGGGATATTCCTCGGGCAGGCAGGATTGTAGCCATAGCAGATGTTTTTGACGCGCTGGCCTCAAAACGCCCTTATAAGGAAGCTTTCTCTGTTGAAGCTACTCTCGGCATTATGAAGAAAGAACGAGGGCAACATTTTGACCCTGATATGCTGGATATATTTCTGGCAAATATAAATGAAATTTTAAAAATCAGGGCTAACATTAAAAAGGATGATTTTTCGCTTCTAAATTATCTCTGGAGTAAAAGTGATTACAGCTTACCTGTGTAG